The genomic interval AAGTCAACAACAAGACGAGTCCTGCTGCCGAAACGTTACTTCTCGACGAAGAAATAGAGGTTGAAAAGTCGATCACGAGAAGATCGGCCCAGGATTTGGCTCGAAGCCAGACAAATTCAAAGTCAAACAAATCGCCCGGTACGAGCCTTATCGTCAACTCTTTGAAGAAATAGGGCCTAAAGGAAGAAGGTTCTTGTCCTTGTTGTGAATGGTTCTATCAGCATTTATCAAGTGAGCAAAGTGGAACAACTCAGTATTCCTTAGCAACGACTCATTTCAGGAACGACATTGTTGAAGTGTCTGGGCGGGTCCAGTTCTCATGAAGCGTCATTGGAACAGGAAAACGAGCATCATGTGATTGCAAAGCCCAGTTTGAACTTGACATTGCCCGCCGAGCACACGCATCTGATCAAGAAAGATGGCAGAACGCGGTCATTAATCGAATTGCCAAATCGGATCAGATCTGGACCAAGCTCGGCCAAGGGAAGGTGTTCCAAGGGACCTCCCGAGAAGAGTGTGAGGAGGCCTTTGAAATCCAAATCCGAGGCCGGGAATATGGCTCAACACCAGTCCGACCTCAACTATCCAATCatcaacaagaagaagagttCCAACCCCATCAAAAGTCTCATCCAGAAGATGACACCCAAGGTAGGACAGACAGGGGTTATCTTTTTGAGAGCAAAGCAAGTACCGACGAAATCGCTTTCGGAGAAGACTCTTCAGAGTCTATTCTGGGAAAGGATGTTCCGACCCAAAAAGGGATTCCCAGAATTTTCGTGAGCCTCAGTTGGTAGCAGCCTTCGCTCTTGTGGGCAATATGCAAACTGTGCAGGATATGACTACGCATAAGCCAGAGACTGCATGCAAAGACGCTTTGGCATCTGCTGTTCCAAAACTTTCTCTTGCCTTGCACATGAAATGAATGCCAGGGACCATTATTTATATTCGAGACAAATTGTCTGTTTCACAAGGGCTCTTCAAAACACCAGAGAAGTAGGCTGGTAATAATCTGCGTAATAAGTCTGTTGTGACTGAATGGAAAGCAAACTTTTATGACTTGAGAATATTAACTTCCATTTCCTCAACCTGGAAGATACCAGCCCCGTGTTAAATCTTGGAAAGCCCACTGAGTTCCACCTGGGACCGTTGTCTACCTCTGCTTTGTACTTCTGTCCATTTACTATGGGAGCAATTTGTGCCAAAAGAAATGTGCCCGAATAAGGTTGGAGAACATAAAGTAATGAGTATAATCCCCAATGGCTTTGGCTGTCAAGATAATGACCTCTTTGTCGGCCAGAGAGGTGGTAGTAGTATATAAATGGGGATTCTGACACAATAAACCTTTTTGATGGATGGGGGCCTGGTtaaatattatcatttttttcaattttgtcacattttcattaaaattaCATGATTCAATAAtgtgtaataaaaaaaaattaccttTCTAATTAGGTATATtaccttttttaaatttattctAATAAGCACTTGAGCATTTCGCTTGTGGTGGTCTCGTTCAATGAGACTGTGAGTCATTAGGTTGAAGTCTCGTTCAATGAGACTTTCTTCCTATGTAGGTATAGCTTCCCTTTACCCTGCACATAATATTGAAGGTGTATTCAATCGATAATGTCCCCATGCCAATGTAGTATCAAAATCTTCATACTTCTGGGTTCTTTCTACCCAAACTCGCTTATTATCAGTGTTAGACAATGAggttttttcttgttctatcAACCAATCAATACAATGGCTGACTCTGGTCATAGTTGGAGAAATCAAAAGAGTCAGCCATTTTAAGCAATTCCTTGTCTAAATCTTCACAAAAGATTGGAAGATAAAGCTATCAGTGTCAGTCATTAGCAGACGTATTTTGTCACCATACTTGGCTCTTAAAACATCATACCAGAATTCATACATGTGTAGTTTAGATAACTCTAAAATCTGAAAACCTACATATATTGGTCGGTTAAAGCAAACTGTATGTTTAATTTTTTCTATTCCGACAAAGcagttttcatcttcatcacaGTCATGACATGGGCTATCAagttcttgacattttttacattatgAATGTATAATTTCATTTCGTATCCTGTAATATTTCCTTTGAAGCCAATGATGTCTAGTTTGACTGTTAATAATTAAGGTCTGTCCATAAACAGCATTGTTCATTAATTTAAAGAAatccttctcaaattcatttttagttTGAGCTCTTAGTTTTGTATTCAATTCTATGTATGGTTTTAACCATGCCTCTTGTCGATACCTCTAACGACAACTAGACGAGTTGTCTGAAGATCACATTCccacgtcggggtcaccaatgaaACGATTAGTAAAGTCAACAAATAACCGGTCCTTTATTCCCTTCTTCCATTCTATTTATAACATCGTCGAGACATGGTTATTGAGCAGGATCATTGGTAAGTTGCTCACAAGCCGCTCTACGTTTTTAACAAAATTTATTACAGAGGCAGAGTATCTTTAAAGGAGGCTTTACCTTACACAAGTTGAGGTTTGGAGTCTCACTAAATGATGTTGAACGAGACTTCTATGGTTTCCGGGGtgatgaataagttttttgttttaatagTTTCGAATGTGTTAATTCATTAATTTAGTCTATAATGTAAATCATTATCAGGAACGTTTAACATATGGCGCATGTGGGGCGGAACATAAAATCGgaaatttgatgaattttaCACAGCCCCCTATCTACCAAAAAGGTTCATTGTGCCAGAAACCCCATTTATATACTACTGGTGGTAAAACCCCCTTCACCCTTCAAGTCATTCAACCCGTTTTTTTACCAATCTCACTCACGACTgcgacgaacgaacgaacgaacgaacgttCCTTTTAGCTTGACGTAGACTTTCTGTTTTTCATGTGTGACGTGATCTTTGGTTTTACAGCCTAATCGTAAGAAGATGGAACCCGTCGGCCCAGACCCTCAAACCATTACATTTATGACGCCTAAGGACCCTGGCGGTTCGAAATCCAAAGCCTCCACTCCTTCGGTCTCTCAGACCAATACTCTGACCACAGAAAACCATAATTACCATCAACCTAATGTCAGTTTAGAGCCAGACATCCTATCTTGGGAAACTCACAAAGACGAAGCAAAGGCCAACGATGGTGTAGAACTGAAGTACGCTAAAATAGTTCGGATCttaacaaaccaaacaaaaataagGCTAGTTCAAAACCTGAGAGAAAACCGTTAAAGATCGTCGTTAGCACATAATCCCATAATCGGATCGATAACTTGCTCTCTTTTTATCATCTGACAGTCATCCACTCCAAGACTCAATGACCAATCCTGATTCCATTGAAGCTGGCCAAGAATCGGTCCCAAACGAAAGTTCGACTCTGAATACCAATCAAGACCAACACCCCGAGGAGCCACGAAGTCCATCTGAATCGGAGGATCTGAAAAGATTTATGAGCGATACTCAAGGCCACCAAGACCACCACGACGAGGAGGCGGACAAAAAGAGGGGCGAggccaaggagaagaaggaggaggaggagaagccTTACTTGGGTATTGAAAGATTAAGCTAGACGAGATTTCATCTCCGTCGCTTTTTCACCACAGAAGATCAACGGTTTTCCTTCCAGAGACTGACTTGGACTTGGTAGAGCACCCAGAACCCGTTGATGAATGGAGAATTTTAGCCAAGAAATTACAAGTGGAAGCGAAAGGCTTGGCTGGAGAAGGGCTTGAGAGCCTATCTTCATCCGAAGAGAATGAAGGCTTAGCCAAAAAGTAAgacacatacgtacgtacacgcTCGAAAGCAGCTTTTGAAGTAGTGTTGTCACATTTAATCTTTCAGAGTGGGTCGATCCATGTCTGTGATCATGAAGAAAATCTCGGAACACGAGGAGAAAATCCAGAAGTTGGAAGCTCGAGAAAGGTCGCACAGTTTCAGTGAAGAGCGATCCTCTTCTTTACCAATGTTCTCTACTATCGTTCCACTCACTTTATTGGGAGGTTTATCAGCCATGTATTTCATGGGAAGAAAGTCTTAACAACTGGATTCAAGAACTGgaaagaaggccaaactcgTAGAATTGATCAGCAAAATGTATTTATGACGCCATACTAATACAGGTAAACCGAATTAACATAAAAGATATGGCTGGAAATTGAATCTACGTACGGTTTTAAAAGATGGCCGATTTAATTCTCTTGGATAGCTTGACGTATGTAATACAAGCATATCTCTTAAATTTAGCTTAAATTCCTTAGCTTTGACTGACAATTTAATCATATGTAGGTATGCACTCCGACTCACGGAAACCTGGTAGGTAACACTCCCCCAAAGTAACCACTTTTAATGAACATGCACACGACGTGTAATTAGTCCACCCAATACCAAAACAACATGAGCCTCATTGAAAGCAGACAACAAACTCGctcaacttttttgaaccatACTTTAGTGTGGATGAACATTACTTTCGACTTTTGAACGTTTGATGACTTCTAATAGTTATAATACCAATTAATGATATATCGTTCTAAGACACCATAAGTTGCCCTATGAAGCCAATTTACGGTACAGAAGTACTTTCATGCGGTGTCATTTTATGCAGAAGTACATTTCATACTTCGGCGGTCGAAAGTCATCGAGTAATCGAGGACTTCGCAACCGTACGTACGTCCTCtgggacatttttttctattcaagGTGGCTGTTTTCATCAGAATCGCTGGAAACGAGTCAGCAAATCTTATCAAGCAAGACCAATTAGCCTTGAGCAACTCTAGCTTTAGAGGAACACCTCAAAGCTGTTTGTCGAGTTCAAATTGGCATTCTTGAGAAGCGTTGTTCCATGAATCCACATTGAGCTCCCTCTCTGATCGTGTCTTGTGCGTGACGAATGTGGAACCTCCAACATTTGGGTCAATATCAAGAGAACAGATGAGTCATCTCGACTTGCAGCACTTCTAGTTTTATCGCTTTGTTATTACAAGGGAAATGGGAGGAAAAAATGATAGAGCCTTCTGTTGAAGGTCCAAACCTAGACGGGAATGGGAAGCTATGAATGCAAGTGAAACAACTCTCCAAAAGATGACCAGGATCCTGGTTTTGCTAGCTTTCCAACGCCAACACTCTTTCACTCAGTCAGCGGAAGATAGATAAGCCTTAGAAATTTCCTCTCCATTCCCTTCAATCTCCATCTTTTCCCGGGTCCAAATTTCCAGAGGGTCAGTAACGAGAGTGTGACGCTCTGCCAAGAAATGATGTCAAGATCTAAATAAACACACACAATCCCTGAAACGAGTCAGTCCCAATAATCATGAGAGATGTCGTACTGATCAAGAGAATTGCCAATTTCGGCCGTGTTTCCAATCAGTTGCTTGAGCGAGCGACTGAAAATTGTACACTTCTTATCCATGTGAATGAAGCATGATCTACCAATGTAAGCTAAAGAAAAGAACCTTGGAACCTTAAAAGTGGGCTAAAGGTTCTGGAAAGATCGAGTTCATACAACCAGCACAAAGATATACCTATTTAAGTCATTGGGGATCAGTTTCTTTCCCAAATATGCATTTGAAACGATTCGAGAGACATCAATCATACTTTTGGTGAGATTGGCACCACCTCAACGTATTTTTTGCCCTAGGCTTCGACAATGTCTAATGCTGAAAACAGCCTTTCTATGAACAGACTACAACACTGATGCTGAAACATGTTTGGTCCATGAAACATGgaacttgaaaatggtttATCCACGGTGAACTTATCATTATCTATcgcaattcaattcaaaagcaCCGAAAAAGTGATATTGCCAGCATAATGCTCTAGATCTTACCTCAAAAAGATGACCTCGGAGATTGTAATTTGTTCTTTGAGGTGGTTCCACacctttttcatcttcatccacaGTTCCCAAGAGACCACAATGCGATGTAGTGTAAGTCACGCCCACCACTCCCCTTAGATTGGCCGTGCTCAACCAGCCTTCTTGGTAATAATTGACTCTGTTGAGCTTCCAACCCTCGTCCTGAAACACCCAGGATCGTGTGAGTGATCCAACAACCTTTAAGGCTGTGTGTGGGCTTGTCCCATCCCTTACCTGCGGTATTTCATCGGGCACCCGACCCATCCAAGACATAGACCGGATATTGCAATCCCCAGCCGTATTGGTGGAACGCTCCCAATGCAGATGCATCTTGATATGGTCACTTAGATATCACTCAAGAATTCCACATGTTTGAAACGGGCCTTTGAGAGTTCAAAACATCCACACATGCTCAGGCTCCATTAGGACCACACTCCCAAGATCTACTACTCGCCAGCGGGTCTCATATTATGTTCTGCTGTTGATTCGCCCCTCCATCCCAAAATGTAGCCAAAGCCTTTAGCCTTTGGTTGCTTGGAAAGGCTGAATTTGCCCCTGTTATCCCGACTGCCGCCGCCTCTCGACTTCAATGACGACGGTCATGATACACGCCCAAAATTGAGGGCGGGGAGGAAAGGCACTTGTTCCCCTTCATGTTCCCTTGTGGTGCCCAACCAAACGCTTCAGTGCCTTGACTGGTTCATAGAGCCATCCTCtcagagaggaaaaaaaaggaacagagCGAGTGTGTGGGAGATCCCCCCCTCCTTGCCAGTCAAGAAATGAAGAGAGCCCAGCTGATATTGTGGGACATAGAAGGGCAAGTTCGAGAGGGACTGACAACCATGAGTGCCACCGACACGGCGGCCTTCTAACGTGcgtgagtcagtgagtgagtgagcggtTGGTGTATAGTGTTCCCGTTCTTTCCCCCCTGTGCCTTCTGTGCCTTAAAGCTCAGTCACCGCACTAGCCACCCTGCAGCACTAGAAAACGAAAGGGAACCGAGCTCGAAAGAAAATGGTCCATCATCAGTTTGGGTGTGAGACTGAGATGTAAGGACGGAGATACAGTCAAGACGAAGATTGCGTTCCCTGccctttttctctccctcttttcTCCGTGGCCTGCCTTTCAATAGTGGTTTAATCAAACGATCTTGAGATCAATCTGGAAACAAATGGAATCACGTCATTGTACGTGAAAACCCAAAACTTGCTTGGAGCTGACGATATGATTGAATGTTTTCCGATGCACTTGTTACGAAATGGAATTCATTTTGTGATGGTGTGTGAACGTACTTCAAATTGTTCTTGACAGATgcacaaaaagacaaaattggCTTTGTTTATGAATTAGACATGGCAAAGCAGTGAGGATAAGTTTTAAACATTATAGCCAAGGGGAAATTTTGCCCGGAAAGCAAATTATTACgatctttcaaaattgatattgCCTTGATTGTTTTTCCATTGCGTTTGACCAATTTTGTGCACTCGACTTTACATGAGTGTCGTAGCTAATTACTTATCCAAACCTAATCACAATTATCGATTTTTGATTGCTGGTTATTGATACCTGACTCTTACTTAAAAGAGACAGGATAAACATAAATATTAAAAAGGACAAGGAAAAGGCTGAGCCCATCAATAATCCAGCTTGTGGGATCCACACGAAAAGTGCGTCCAAAACATTGCCAGGACCATCCAAACCAATACATTAGGTTGCAAAACCTGTCCCACAGTCTTGAGATGAATTTATGGGCAAAATATTGAGCTTTAAAGTCTCCCAAGAAGCGTAAAATGTCGTGAGTCTTCATTTTTCGTACAAGTACATCGTCTCCAAAGCCGACCAGGAAACAGGAAAAAGAGGCAAAACTTaaaaggttgtttttttttaattgcgtTACCGCTCtcgggaatgtaatcccagcAATTGATCATTTCTATTTTAATTTATGTTAATATAATATTTGACCCAAGAGTGAATTAGATTTGGCTAGCTCTTAAACGTGTGTAGGGTTTATCAGGAATCTAGATCAAAAATACATCCAAATCCGACTTAAATAATGCTACTGGACCAACGCCTAcatatttttacaaaaatcaTAAGGCTGTgaatttaaacaatgaaaaagcccaagaaagaagcgAGATAGACTTCATCATTCCAACTAGCCTGGACTCTCGAGGCCTTGAAGTTGCAGAAAGAAAAGGGCCCGCCagagaaaaatgtttgtgGCAGTTGTCACACCTTTGTAGACAAATTTTGTGATTAGTGGGACATAAATGTTCTCAATAACCTCAAGTAAGGGATGGCGGGGATTGTGCCTCTTTGTGGACCCCTTtacattttgcatttgcatttcaagTTGGGGCCATCAATTTCAGAAGCTATGACCATCTGCTGATCCAAGGTCTGctttcttgaaaaatatatgGTTTCAAAAGCTAAATTCGGATGAATGAtggattttgctttttaaacccttttcaatttgattgtttttttttgccatgattCCCATACAGCAAATGCAAATACTGGAAAAGTGGAATAGCTTACAGTAAACACATGTTTGCTAcacattaaaaatatttttcaatattgggAAAGCAAGAATCGAAATGGCAGTGGCTTTacgaggttgcgtgataatGAGATGATACGTTTCGAAAGCAGCCTGCTTGATCATGAGTTGCCACATGGCAAAAAgagaattttgtttttttctcataaGGGCGCGCAAAAAGATCTTTCACCAGATGGATGCGACGGACGCGCCATTTAATTTCAATGCATAGCTGCAGTGAGACAAGTTTTCTTGGGTCATGAGCCTGAATTTAACGAACGGATTAC from Tigriopus californicus strain San Diego chromosome 5, Tcal_SD_v2.1, whole genome shotgun sequence carries:
- the LOC131880131 gene encoding uncharacterized protein LOC131880131 isoform X1 — translated: MARKTNSFHLTCHSLNMQSSRGNRGHLEEGTRSPKAREVNNKTSPAAETLLLDEEIEVEKSITRRSAQDLARSQTNSKSNKSPGTTLLKCLGGSSSHEASLEQENEHHVIAKPSLNLTLPAEHTHLIKKDGRTRSLIELPNRIRSGPSSAKGRCSKGPPEKSVRRPLKSKSEAGNMAQHQSDLNYPIINKKKSSNPIKSLIQKMTPKPNRKKMEPVGPDPQTITFMTPKDPGGSKSKASTPSVSQTNTLTTENHNYHQPNVSLEPDILSWETHKDEAKANDGVELKYAKIVRILTNQTKISHPLQDSMTNPDSIEAGQESVPNESSTLNTNQDQHPEEPRSPSESEDLKRFMSDTQGHQDHHDEEADKKRGEAKEKKEEEEKPYLETDLDLVEHPEPVDEWRILAKKLQVEAKGLAGEGLESLSSSEENEGLAKKVGRSMSVIMKKISEHEEKIQKLEARERSHSFSEERSSSLPMFSTIVPLTLLGGLSAMYFMGRKS
- the LOC131880131 gene encoding uncharacterized protein LOC131880131 isoform X3, translating into MQSSRGNRGHLEEGTRSPKAREVNNKTSPAAETLLLDEEIEVEKSITRRSAQDLARSQTNSKSNKSPGTTLLKCLGGSSSHEASLEQENEHHVIAKPSLNLTLPAEHTHLIKKDGRTRSLIELPNRIRSGPSSAKGRCSKGPPEKSVRRPLKSKSEAGNMAQHQSDLNYPIINKKKSSNPIKSLIQKMTPKPNRKKMEPVGPDPQTITFMTPKDPGGSKSKASTPSVSQTNTLTTENHNYHQPNVSLEPDILSWETHKDEAKANDGVELKYAKIVRILTNQTKISHPLQDSMTNPDSIEAGQESVPNESSTLNTNQDQHPEEPRSPSESEDLKRFMSDTQGHQDHHDEEADKKRGEAKEKKEEEEKPYLETDLDLVEHPEPVDEWRILAKKLQVEAKGLAGEGLESLSSSEENEGLAKKVGRSMSVIMKKISEHEEKIQKLEARERSHSFSEERSSSLPMFSTIVPLTLLGGLSAMYFMGRKS
- the LOC131880131 gene encoding uncharacterized protein LOC131880131 isoform X2, yielding MARKTNSFHLTCHSLNMQSSRGNRGHLEEGTRSPKAREVNNKTSPAAETLLLDEEIEVEKSITRRSAQDLARSQTNSKSNKSPGTTLLKCLGGSSSHEASLEQENEHHVIAKPSLNLTLPAEHTHLIKKDGRTRSLIELPNRIRSGPSSAKGRCSKGPPEKSVRRPLKSKSEAGNMAQHQSDLNYPIINKKKSSNPIKSLIQKMTPKPNRKKMEPVGPDPQTITFMTPKDPGGSKSKASTPSVSQTNTLTTENHNYHQPNVSLEPDILSWETHKDEAKANDGVELNHPLQDSMTNPDSIEAGQESVPNESSTLNTNQDQHPEEPRSPSESEDLKRFMSDTQGHQDHHDEEADKKRGEAKEKKEEEEKPYLETDLDLVEHPEPVDEWRILAKKLQVEAKGLAGEGLESLSSSEENEGLAKKVGRSMSVIMKKISEHEEKIQKLEARERSHSFSEERSSSLPMFSTIVPLTLLGGLSAMYFMGRKS